The nucleotide window ttttgatttaaatatattccttctttttcaatttcacttatacaaaaaattaatggttgttctatttttgtataaagtgttaatatgttaatattatattttaactgatttattaaataattaaataaaattattaaaaatatatttctagaAACACAAAAAAAGATCATATCTTCTTCCGTAATTTCATGTATGCTTCTTTTATTACCAaatactatttttttaatattatttatgttttttactTTTACACTTGTGAAGGTAAACTTGGAATTAGCCGGCTCGCCATCTTGTTCTGGGGAATTTTTTCCGCTTTTTCCGATTTTTCCACTCTTTTCGCTTTTTCCACTCTTTTCGCTTTTTCCGCTTTTTTtggttttcttttttttgggggcatctttttttttttggtattTTCCCCACCCATAAACTCCAAATTTTCCGGAAAGAACATCCGAAAATTCAGGGGGAACAAttgaataaaatttaaagtatggggaaaattttttaaattcattatttgaaaatgataaaaaatcattttgtgttttttcTGTATATGAAGAAAATACATTTTGCAATTTCTCTCCTCTTTGAACAAGTTGCAATAAGGTACttacaatataaatatcgaatacattttgaatatttaataaatttatttttaaattattaaatatatgtattaatgttttataatcatatacaataaaaagaaatggatttatatttttttctttttccttttctttttctttttccttttctttttcataattGATCTCATTTGAAGTTTTGTCTTTTATAcaatcatttattatttctttgatttgttcatttttttctaattcatttatattaaaagtgaaaaaatatattttatcgtTATCTTTACATATATCttcctttttatatttattaacatttagattgcaattattttttgtggATTGTTCACATATTTTTGTCTGATTAACTAacacattttcaataatggGGTGTTTCCTATTTGTATCTTTTTTAGTCCAAAATGTAATGGAACCAGGATTATTTCCTCGGTCACGTTTTTCTCCATTTTCGCCACTTTCGCCACTTTCGCCACTTTCTGCATTTTCGCCATTTTCTCCACTTTCGCCATTTTTTCCGTTTTCTTCACTTTTTTCGTCCAATTTAGTCGAATTACAATTTCCTGAAGTGTCCCATTCACTATTATTGACAAGttctataaaattataaaaatcataATTTTCAAAAGGTTTTAAAATATCTGTTAAGATCTGAAAATCTTTAGGAATAACTACATGAAATATCAAATAAGTAGGGATAGAAAAACACTTagatttatatttatcatctGTTACTTCTGAAAACCAacttatataaattttcacAGATTCTAtccaattatatattactgtattatatttattagaaCATAATGTGTGTGGATCAtttgtttcattttgttcaatAACCAAGTGTGTGttttctttttgtattttatctaatttatatttttttaatatcaaaaGAAGCGAATTAAAAGAATTTGCttcatttaaaatattttctttctttttttgtaaagcatgtataatattattataatttataaaatgacAATAATTGTATACttggttatatatatatatatttctaatattattattttgtatatttatattcttaCATTTTCTTAAAATGTTacgattttttattacaatagaaaataatttcatttttcacATTCTCTGATATAGTTTAggattttcaaaaaaaaaaaaataaaaaaataaagataccCCTTCACATTATGTGAGTAGAATtaaatttgtaaaatatGTTTTGTTTCCTTggttttattaattgtttctTTTTTGTCAGCATTGTTTTACCCCTATTCATTTGCTATCCttgtaatatgtatataaaatttttgttGCTTTTTCAAAATGATAATTTCAGATAATTACAGATAATTAGATATTGACatcaaattattattctttCTTTAACTCCAAATTATTCCacgtttttatttttttacacattctcttttgtttcatttttatttatcaaaaaGACTTTATATCGTTTTCCTTTGCCATTCATTTcgtcattattatattttaccATATGCGCATTATTTACGTACATACATATAACATATTAATGTTTTTCTTTCTGTTAAATAACGAAGTAGCCACTATCGTTGATAGGAAATAATTAGTAAATTGCCAttttaatgtaaaaaatggagaaaaaaaaaaaactagcCATAAAATTAGCCATAAAACTAGCCATAAAAATTAACCACAAAATTAgccataaaaaatatgcatgtTCCATAAGTcgtatatttaaaaaatgtttttctAAATTTCCGCAATGAAATTATAACTTATATCTTTAACAATATAAGCTTTCAAATGTCTccttatttttgattttgttcatttgttcactttttatttttaataaaaatggcttttctttattttaaaagTTTGGCGATTTGCACACAGTATCCCTTCATTGGTGTGAATGTCAAATCAACAACAAAAAATAAGAGTAATGAtgattttcaaaattttggTTAGTTTGATCGAATTATGTTTTAAGAGTTATTATATAAACAGATATACGGCATTGTAATATATTCACAAAATTTATGTGTGCAGAATTTAAAACGGCGTTAAAACAAatcattaaaaattatttaaaaaattgattaaaaaaaacggttaaaaacatatttaaaaatttatataaaaatgatgaacaTATTTCGAATGAAAAGTACCTTcctttatttttcaaaacatAAAGTGGGACTTTTGacacaaaataaaatgtaaatataaacttacaaaatataaaaataataatacatatatatatatatcaaacatatataattgtttatgtctatataatataaattatgtagCTTTCGGAAATTATTGTAATTTGGAAACAATTTAAAAGGTCTAAACaaatagaaatataaaagaaaaaaaaaaaaaataataatgataataataataataaagctATTTAAGCAAATATCAATAGCCAACTGTTTGTGGAATGTAAAATTGGGGCCTAAAATTAGATGGTCTCGActcttttattatattttactttattatattttactttattttactttactTTATTTCAAcgtaaatataataaatcgCTTTTATCATAATTCAACATTTGCTCTAGGTAAATAAACAAGCGAAAACATATTGCTAAACATGGATGATATAAGCCctttgtttttatttgtgTTTTCTTCCTTATTTTCAGTGGTAAAAGCTTTTTGAAGATCATTAGATATAattgtatttatttgttcAGTTGTGtcaatatattcattatctaaatatttttctagTGCATCCATATTATTTAGGTGTCCTTTAAATTCGATATTTTTTTGCATTAGTTTTTTGGGTGATCGTGCTAAAGaatttattaatgaaaaattattaaaaaaattataaacccgtgaaaaaattgttttgtttttattattatcagtGTCTACAATATCTTCATTAATGTTTgaattttcaaatatatattttagagGGTCTAAATCATTTTTAGCACTTTTGTCATTACTATTGAACATATCTATATTTCCATTTAATGATTTAGCTAATTCGTAATCTAATTCTTCATCAGGATATTCATCATTATCttggtttttattttttgattttttttgatttttacattttccaccaataaatttaaaacatgTATTAGTTGTGTAAAAAGGACTATTTTCGAAtaactcattttttttttttatataatcactttctttttttacaaatttagtataattatcaaaatttttttttttttttttgctagATATTACATTCActtttatatcttttaaattaaaatatttgttattaAATTCGATTAATAAATCACCATCACTATTTATCATTCCCTTTCCTTGATTTCCATTATTTGAGTGAAATAACTTTTGATTAAAAACaggaaaaaaatgttttactTCATCTATATCATATTCATCAGCTGAGTCTTTAAGGATATCATGTAAAGAGAGcaactcattttttttttttttttcttggcgttcttttatataaaatttgcaACATCCATTTTGATTACttgtaaataaataacatttgtaaaaaatatgtttttcaaaaatgttcatatatttacattgatcattttcattatttactTTCCTTGTAGGATTTCCTCCTATTATGTTTTTGTTCAATAATATTGAACTCAAGAAAATAAGTGATATAACTACATTCATACTATCtccatttattatttatacaacaaaaattatgaattttatattaatgaattttatattaataaattttattatatacaaatgTTCTAATAATGTATATTTCTCCTAacgaataaaataatttttttttttatattttgttatcactattatatttttttttttttttttttgtaatacaaatttttagaaaaaaaaaaaaatgtagtatatatcatatgtatatatttaacgttatacatataaaaatgcaAACGTACAACTTTATAAATTTAGGaaaatttaatttgtttttataacACACACTCTCAATTGtactttttattaataacaatgaagaaaaattataaatgcaCATGTAATGTAATGTAatgtaatataatatattttatccaaatatgtatatgttaTACACGtctgttattttttttgcaataTTCACAAGATATAGCGTTTTCTATTGTAAAAGTTGTTTACCCgcatttaaataaataaaacaaataagtaaaaaataaataaataattgaaaattaaaaattaaaaattttttttaaattaagaGGAAAAAATTGTTCAAaactatttattatttagaGTAATAAAATTAGGATGACGGTGTTAAAAGTTTTTTTAATAAGCAcacaagaaaaaaaatatacataacaatatatataatatcgaAAGAAAAACATTATCCACATAAAGAACAAAATAaccaaattaataattttcccaaaagatatttttttttaaacataatTCAAAACGCAGAATAGGAAGAAAAAATAGGTTTTGACTAAAATTATTGTAAACATTTttgatgttttttttttaatattatttttactattgtacaaagaaaattttaattaaaaaaaaaaaacatacaacatatataaataatgttgcaaaattatgtaatgtatatacataacacacaataaaaaatatttatttttaagagATGAATAAACGATAGGAGACGGAATGTAAAGCTATAAAAAGTTTTAAacacataataaaattattattattattataatatatatatatgtatatatatgtgtgtgtgtgtgtcaCAGAAATATGGGGGTGTTAAAAATAGTATGAATTACATTGCTAATAAGAGTATAGAAAATTGTCCTGAAATGAATGTACAATTTTGAAAGAAACAAAAAGGAGAAGATATATATGTTTGGATAATATTGGATAATATTTGGATCGTTGTAAATTTGCACAATCTGATTGAGAAATATGCACACACGTATGCCTATTTACTCTTTCTGAAACTTTAATAACtatgcaaaaaaaatgactaaATGAACTAAGTAAAAAGTAAAGAGTTAAAAATGACGATGAAATTAAAGAATGCGATTTGTAGACATATTTTTAGgtatgaaaaaaacaaatatgcaATTTTTGTGCTGCAACCAACAAATTTTTCAACGCTAAAAAGGTATACTACAAAAAACAATGAATATATGAACGGCAAGGTAAAAAcagcatatatattaaaacctaaaaaaaataatttttcttatgaccaaaaaaataatttgatagACAATGACATATTTTTGAGAAAATCAGCTGATAATAAagacaaaataaacaaagaaatgtacaaaaaattaaacacAAAGATAATTGAAAATAGTAACTTTTTTCAAAATgacaaattattttataattatattacatGTAAAGTTGTTCGAGAGGTAAAAAACCTCAATTATATAACTAGCGATTtcttttatcatttaaacaaatttcacattaattttattaacaataattcaaattttttttttttaaaatttaccAAGACatgcaaaatattttttggtgTGCTATTTAGCTTTTCATTACTTTTGACATTATTTTTAGTATCCTCATCAAATTATTtagaatataatattatattaaaatatcaCATAAAATTTCACTCATtacttttttcatttttttcggcATATTATTTAGCTCTACAAataggaaattattattttaaaaataatttccattatatatataccctCACTTTTTTAGTTAATTCTGTTATTTCTATGTTTATGGCAGATTATAATATATGGGgttcttattattttttatccttaaattatttaagttGTTTAGCAATTAATTATtgtaacatatttttaaaaacattcCCTATACAAATATTTAGGAATACCAACAagcttattttattttccctTTTGTCCTCTTATTTAGCAGTAAACAAAGGAAAATATATCGAGAAAAATATTGAATTGTTAAATGATGAAGATGTTGATATTAgatcatttaaattatttaaaatactaccttactttttataaaattaagctatgaaaaattattaaaagagaTTTTTATTGCTATGTTATTTGTACCCATGCGCTATATGCAtgttttttccatttttccttatttttaTGTGAAAGTTAAATGTTTGCAAATAGTTGCATACATATAATGGTTATACACCATGCTTATATCATTCATTTACATCCACTTTTGCTTTATAGAATTCATACTTAATGTGAATTtccaataatttatataaattcaaAGTATTATATTTCTATCTTAGTGTGTTTATGTGTTAATATATGCGATCAAAATACAAATAACTAGTCTTTGTTTTTTAACCTAATAATTTAGGGGGGTTATGTGacatagaaaataataaaatgataaaataataaaatgatgaaataataaaatgataaaataataaaatgataaaataataaaataacaatataatattaatacaaattaaaacatatatCATTTACCCctaatttttacatattttatttacattaaaaaaaccttgctatttaatttttttatttttaaatatttttt belongs to Plasmodium yoelii strain 17X genome assembly, chromosome: 11 and includes:
- a CDS encoding DNA polymerase 1, putative, producing MKLFSIVIKNRNILRKCKNINIQNNNIRNIYIYNQVYNYCHFINYNNIIHALQKKKENILNEANSFNSLLLILKKYKLDKIQKENTHLVIEQNETNDPHTLCSNKYNTVIYNWIESVKIYISWFSEVTDDKYKSKCFSIPTYLIFHVVIPKDFQILTDILKPFENYDFYNFIELVNNSEWDTSGNCNSTKLDEKSEENGKNGESGENGENAESGESGESGENGEKRDRGNNPGSITFWTKKDTNRKHPIIENVLVNQTKICEQSTKNNCNLNVNKYKKEDICKDNDKIYFFTFNINELEKNEQIKEIINDCIKDKTSNEINYEKEKEKEKEKEKEKNINPFLFIVYDYKTLIHIFNNLKINLLNIQNVFDIYIVSTLLQLVQRGEKLQNVFSSYTEKTQNDFLSFSNNEFKKFSPYFKFYSIVPPEFSDVLSGKFGVYGWGKYQKKKDAPKKKKTKKSGKSEKSGKSEKSGKIGKSGKNSPEQDGEPANSKFTFTSVKVKNINNIKKIVFGNKRSIHEITEEDMIFFCVSRNIFLIILFNYLINQLKYNINILTLYTKIEQPLIFCISEIEKEGIYLNQKKIQEIQNNSNNPLIYKKQIEELCGYDINLNSSKQVSSLLSKILFSDSFNQQDKTTSENSNNKLSTCIDSHMTPYSINDNEDNIINVLNYNSNYLDYISNLNCQNNREECEELHSLNLLDHKKFNYSYSPNDENNKIKIRQYSNTINEMKRNKLLQTNNKMLKIIIDELEKNNYIEEKEKDKIKQIINNIKLYRESKKLFQNYIENLPKYIQKNTKKIHCNLNQLGASTGRLSCDQPNLQNIHSKFRCTISLKLNQLNSISIKKENIKNTSINKNLLTFDYKQMELFVMAYLSFDNQLLKMLNNSDVFVETAKILFNTNEITKELRRMTKTVIYGILYGQSENGLAKNLLISENFAKSLIDNFFNFYPNVYKFMQKQKILVKNMNSVYTLIGRKRIVDLGIKNKYRISMNTPIQGCSADIMKFALLSCNKIISFDNNINKDINIFLKMNNINVSLLKKYQNYIKSTKLILQIHDELLFECDENGTHDIINILKPVLENSFLNLIKYTNTQNRLLLLYDYMNDNISIQTYIENLKKINTENSTSYDNFAKFGKFDKFDNILRDFNLKLPIKAEIGTNIKE